From Nicotiana tabacum cultivar K326 chromosome 20, ASM71507v2, whole genome shotgun sequence, one genomic window encodes:
- the LOC107790019 gene encoding uncharacterized protein LOC107790019 isoform X1: MDPSGGLSNRGKQEIQPQISVLGMELGRPSDEEEKTLIKDQLFEACMENRWTEVNRLYINDKFVQESKLTKSEDTVLHLAISSYHPHREDSSQQTHLDCIKDMVANIPKENRLCILKQKNEKGNTPLHLAAELGSVPIIACLVNPQEPELIWETNSKGETPLFVAAYRGRLDAFLYLHECCQNEKSRKDPIVLCRRGDGDNILHAAISGEYFKLAFQIINHYGLLVNRLNSEGMSPLHFLSRMPQVFKSGSHFRYIDSIIYYCITVEELKIEKYKTEGIEDTYRRLPDNWKLPDNYQTLVEFLELLWNGTANFLDYIKEICSGKQANKSKALTEETNVKRDKKSPGNQDDPENPPIPGSTGVTNVNRDKKSPGNQDDSKNPPIPATTGVTNVNQDKKSPGNQDDPENPPTPATTGVTNVNQDKKSRAQGKRNGNLFPANYTTFINFVKLLMKILLIIMGIGLQRTKKLEEKKKHHQWAVKIMKLMIGKEKSYKFYENTGEKPEDKDLYDQGLYKQIGKPPPAPPPTDINLEKAKEPSNIAQIKQPATSSTDNKKKDDIKSVLNTEVSKTKATPLLVASKMGIVEMVTEILKKFPIAIQDTDSDEKNILLLAVEHRQTAVYNWLIGQKYPECVFYHVDKQENNAVHLAASFQKHDLWRIPGTALQLQGERKWYKYVKHTLPKQSYVRYNKKGQTPREIFRETHAMLLKEGTEWLVTTSNSFSVVAALIATVAFATASAVPGGADDYGRPYLESQPAFSVFSISSLVSLCFSVTALVFFLAILTSRCQHSDFEKDLPRKLLLGLTSLFASITAILVSFCAAHFFVLQDKLRKAAFPIYGVTCIPVVFFAFNQFPLYVDLIRSYVQQLPLRSYKVFYTESSGASSSDQKKEGKEKDD, translated from the exons ATGGATCCTTCAGGTGGGTTGAGCAATAGAGGAAAACAAGAAATTCAACCACAGATTTCGGTACTAGGAATGGAATTGGGACGACCTTCCGATGAAGAGGAGAAAACATTAATTAAAGATCAATTATTTGAAGCCTGCATGGAGAATAGGTGGACAGAGGTTAATCGACTGTACATCAACGACAAGTTTGTCCAAGAATCCAAGCTCACTAAATCTGAGGATACTGTTCTTCACTTAGCTATCTCTTCTTACCATCCACATCGAGAAGACTCTTCACAGCAAACTCATCTTGATTGTATTAAGGATATGGTGGCTAATATACCAAAGGAAAATCGATTGTGTATCTTAAAACAGAAGAATGAAAAAGGGAACACACCTCTTCACCTTGCAGCAGAACTCGGAAGTGTCCCCATTATTGCGTGTTTGGTAAACCCACAAGAACCTGAACTCATCTGGGAGACCAATTCAAAAGGGGAAACCCCTCTATTCGTAGCTGCTTATCGCGGCAGGCTAGATGCTTTTCTCTACCTACATGAGTGTTGCCAAAATGAAAAGAGCAGAAAAGATCCAATTGTACTTTGCAGGAGGGGTGATGGGGATAACATTCTACACGCAGCCATCTCTGGCGAGTACTTTA AGTTGGCTTTTCAGATAATAAATCACTATGGGCTACTTGTCAACCGTTTAAACTCAGAGGGCATGTCTCCCCTACACTTCCTATCTAGGATGCCTCAAGTATTCAAAAGTGGAAGCCATTTTCGGTACATAGATAGCATTATCTACTACT GCATAACTGTCGAAGAGCTAAAGATagagaaatataaaactgaaggcATAGAAGACACATATCGTAGACTCCCAGATAACTGGAAGCTCCCAGATAACTACCAAACACTGGTGGAGTTCTTGGAACTACTTTGGAATGGGACCGCAAATTTTCTTG ATTACATTAAGGAAATATGTAGCGGGAAGCAAGCAAACAAGTCTAAAG CTCTTACTGAAGAAACTAATGTGAAGCGAGATAAGAAGTCTCCAG GCAATCAAGATGATCCTGAGAATCCCCCAATTCCAG GATCTACTGGAGTAACTAATGTGAATCGAGACAAGAAGTCTCCAG GCAATCAAGATGATTCCAAGAATCCCCCAATCCCAG CAACTACTGGAGTAACCAATGTGAATCAAGACAAGAAGTCTCCAG GCAATCAAGATGATCCCGAGAATCCCCCAACCCCAG CAACTACTGGAGTAACCAATGTGAATCAAGACAAGAAGTCTCGAG CTCAAGGGAAGAGGAATGGCAACTTATTTCCAGCCAACTACACCACCTTTATCAATTTCGTCAAATTACTAATGAAGATTTTGCTAATTATAATGGGTATTG GACTCCAAAGGACAAAGAAATTAGAGGAAAAGAAGAAGCACCACCAATGGGCAGTTAAAATTATGAAGTTGATGATTGGGAAAGAAAAAAGTTACAAATTCTATGAAAATACCGGGGAGAAGCCTGAAGATAAGGACCTCTATGATCAAGGCCTCTATAAACAAATTGGAAAACCTCCTCCAGCACCCCCTCCAACAGATATTAatttagaaaaagcaaaagaaccTAGTAACATTGCACAGATCAAGCAACCAGCAACCTCAAGCACAGATAACAAAAAGAAAGATGATATCAAATCTG TTCTAAATACAGAGGTGTCGAAGACCAAGGCGACACCCCTATTAGTGGCATCAAAGATGGGTATCGTAGAGATGGTGACGGAGATCCTTAAAAAGTTCCCAATAGCCATTCAAGATACGGATTCTGATGAGAAGAATATCTTGCTTTTGGCTGTAGAGCATAGGCAAACAGCCGTCTATAACTGGTTAATAGGACAAAAGTATCCAGAGTGTGTGTTTTATCATGTGGACAAACAAGAAAACAATGCAGTACACTTAGCTGCATCGTTTCAGAAGCACGACTTGTGGCGCATCCCTGGTACTGCGTTACAGTTGCAAGGCGAAAGGAAGTGGTACAAG TATGTGAAGCACACTTTGCCAAAGCAATCATATGTCCGTTATAATAAAAAAGGTCAGACACCAAGAGAGATCTTCAGAGAGACGCATGCAATGTTACTCAAAGAAGGCACTGAGTGGCTTGTCACAACCTCAAATTCGTTCTCTGTCGTTGCGGCACTGATTGCTACAGTTGCATTTGCTACAGCTTCTGCAGTCCCAGGCGGAGCCGATGATTATGGCCGTCCATACCTTGAAAGTCAACCTGCTTTTTCAGTATTTTCTATCTCATCACTTGTTTCTCTTTGCTTCTCTGTCACGGCCCTGGTGTTTTTTCTAGCTATCCTCACATCTCGATGCCAACACAGTGATTTCGAGAAAGACTTGCCAAGAAAGTTGCTCCTAGGATTAACTTCGCTTTTTGCATCAATAACTGCTATCTTGGTCTCATTCTGCGCTGCGCATTTCTTTGTCCTCCAGGATAAATTAAGGAAAGCAGCATTTCCAATATACGGGGTGACATGCATACCTGTGGTGTTTTTTGCATTTAATCAATTCCCTCTCTATGTTGATCTCATAAGGTCATACGTCCAACAGCTACCACTTCGTAGCTACAAGGTGTTTTATACCGAGTCCTCAGGCGCAAGTAGTTCAGATCAGAAGAAAGAAGGTAAAGAGAAGGATGATTGA